One region of Sphingomonas abietis genomic DNA includes:
- a CDS encoding HlyD family secretion protein, whose protein sequence is MTEISDATPRFPSRRARLLLYGGILLVVLVVTAGLWLASRPAPDQLQGMVDADEINVATKALARVDRLIGTEGDRVKPGQLLATLSSPEIAGSERQAQGALDSARALQHVAETGARREDVASLKETWLAAQAASNLAAVSSRRADSLYAQGVIAAQRRDEANAARDSSARTAEAARQQYVKALSGTRPEDKQVAAAQVEIAQAGLATARSLGNETRLVSPIAGEISRKLVQPGEIVSPVVPAYQIIDIDHPWVSLNIREDDYKGLSIGRVVTGTIPALGAQARFKVYYINPQGDFATWRATRQSAGYDVHAFEVRLRPESSVSGLRPGMSVLFDWPQ, encoded by the coding sequence ATGACCGAGATATCTGACGCCACACCTCGCTTTCCATCGCGCAGGGCGCGACTGCTGCTCTATGGCGGGATTCTCTTGGTCGTGCTGGTCGTCACGGCTGGCCTTTGGCTAGCCAGCCGCCCGGCCCCGGACCAGCTTCAGGGCATGGTCGACGCCGACGAGATCAATGTCGCGACGAAGGCCCTCGCCCGCGTCGACAGACTGATCGGCACGGAAGGCGACCGGGTGAAGCCCGGACAGCTGCTGGCAACCTTGTCGAGTCCGGAGATCGCGGGAAGCGAACGCCAGGCCCAGGGCGCGCTCGATAGCGCGCGCGCACTCCAGCATGTCGCCGAAACGGGCGCTCGCCGCGAGGATGTGGCGTCGTTGAAGGAAACGTGGCTCGCGGCACAGGCTGCGTCGAACCTTGCAGCGGTGAGCAGCCGTCGCGCCGACTCTCTCTATGCGCAGGGTGTCATTGCAGCACAACGTCGCGACGAGGCCAATGCTGCACGGGACAGCAGCGCCCGCACGGCCGAAGCCGCGCGCCAGCAATATGTTAAGGCGCTCAGCGGCACGCGTCCCGAGGACAAGCAGGTTGCCGCCGCACAGGTCGAGATAGCCCAGGCCGGTCTTGCGACCGCGCGGTCGCTCGGCAACGAGACCCGCCTCGTCTCGCCGATCGCGGGCGAGATTTCCCGCAAGCTGGTGCAGCCGGGCGAGATCGTGAGCCCGGTCGTCCCGGCCTACCAGATCATCGATATCGATCACCCTTGGGTGTCGCTGAATATCAGAGAAGATGACTATAAGGGCCTTTCGATCGGCCGGGTGGTCACAGGCACGATCCCTGCGCTCGGCGCGCAGGCGCGCTTCAAGGTCTATTACATCAATCCGCAGGGGGACTTTGCGACATGGCGCGCGACGCGCCAGTCGGCCGGCTACGACGTGCACGCCTTCGAGGTAAGGCTAAGGCCGGAATCTTCCGTATCTGGGCTCCGTCCGGGCATGAGCGTGCTGTTCGACTGGCCGCAATGA
- a CDS encoding TolC family protein, with translation MDSVSHALSGAGHEVKAAEDTADALKALNRPVITASAQYLEYQKTLSLDLSGAKSDAASATDSFLSGLPSQFPPAFQQIVGEVAGRVEQALPGLLSAIPDTLRYQYRDDVFRPTVQAVMPLYTGGAIPAIQHGALAGADIARAKQAQARELSTVNLVRVYFGQQVASQLLVSATDVRDAFDRHLSDAQKLEQQGVIPHATTLQVQVARDAAERSRLRAELDARTASDELGRLLDADGGVTPTTALFVDARPLPPVGDFLGGSDLPRAREADATRKLADAGTALAKSRFLPQAYAFGEYNFDHKQALPIEPDWVVGVGVRYTLLSNIDRRKTLDAAREHARAAADAAADVRKTLTTETVRAYDLVETARRSFLLLDSNIAAAQENLRVQQISFREGEASGAAVTDAIAALQTAETQRIATAYEYDLALAGLLAASGRLDEFSDFLSRADHRLALPRP, from the coding sequence TTGGATAGTGTATCCCACGCGCTCAGCGGCGCTGGGCACGAGGTCAAGGCGGCGGAGGATACCGCGGATGCGCTGAAGGCGCTCAACCGCCCCGTCATCACCGCCTCGGCGCAATATCTAGAATATCAAAAGACCCTCTCGCTCGATCTGTCGGGTGCAAAATCCGATGCGGCCTCGGCGACCGACAGCTTCCTGAGCGGCCTGCCCTCACAATTTCCGCCTGCCTTCCAGCAGATCGTCGGCGAGGTTGCCGGCCGCGTCGAGCAAGCGCTGCCCGGGCTTCTCTCAGCGATACCGGACACGCTGCGCTACCAATATCGTGATGACGTGTTTCGGCCGACAGTCCAGGCCGTGATGCCGCTCTACACCGGGGGCGCCATCCCGGCCATCCAGCATGGCGCCCTTGCTGGAGCCGACATCGCGCGAGCAAAACAGGCGCAAGCGCGCGAGCTTTCGACCGTAAATCTCGTGCGCGTCTATTTCGGTCAGCAGGTCGCGAGCCAGTTGCTGGTCAGCGCAACCGATGTCCGCGACGCCTTCGATCGGCATCTCTCCGACGCGCAGAAGCTCGAACAGCAGGGAGTTATCCCGCACGCGACCACGCTTCAGGTCCAGGTGGCGCGCGATGCCGCGGAACGGTCGCGTCTCCGGGCCGAACTCGACGCACGCACGGCCAGCGACGAACTGGGGCGCCTGCTCGACGCCGACGGCGGCGTCACGCCGACGACGGCGTTGTTCGTCGACGCCCGCCCGCTCCCGCCTGTTGGCGACTTCCTTGGCGGCAGCGACCTGCCGCGCGCGCGAGAGGCCGATGCCACTCGCAAGCTCGCCGATGCGGGCACCGCACTCGCCAAATCCCGCTTCCTGCCCCAGGCCTATGCTTTCGGCGAATATAATTTCGACCATAAGCAGGCGCTCCCGATCGAACCGGACTGGGTCGTTGGTGTGGGTGTCCGCTACACTCTTCTGTCCAACATCGACCGGCGCAAGACACTCGATGCCGCACGTGAGCATGCAAGGGCCGCAGCCGACGCGGCAGCCGATGTCCGCAAGACGCTCACGACGGAGACAGTCCGCGCCTATGATCTGGTCGAGACGGCGCGGCGCTCCTTCCTGCTGCTCGACAGCAATATCGCGGCCGCACAGGAGAATCTGCGCGTTCAGCAGATTTCGTTCCGCGAAGGCGAAGCCAGCGGTGCTGCGGTGACCGACGCGATCGCGGCGCTGCAGACGGCGGAAACCCAGCGCATCGCGACCGCCTATGAGTATGATCTGGCGCTCGCCGGCCTGCTCGCCGCAAGCGGTCGCCTAGATGAATTTTCCGACTTCCTCTCCCGAGCCGACCATCGATTGGCCTTGCCCCGCCCATGA
- a CDS encoding helix-turn-helix domain-containing protein, which yields MEIFDTRERLLEAAAAEFLRHGFAGANVGKIAGAAGVSKKTVYVHFASKEALCSVKIFVHDDLLLF from the coding sequence ATGGAGATTTTCGACACGCGGGAGCGATTGCTCGAGGCTGCGGCTGCCGAGTTTCTTCGCCATGGCTTCGCCGGTGCCAATGTCGGCAAGATCGCAGGGGCTGCCGGCGTCTCCAAAAAGACGGTTTACGTTCATTTCGCCTCGAAAGAGGCGCTCTGCAGCGTAAAGATATTTGTTCATGACGATCTCCTCCTTTTTTAA
- a CDS encoding LysR substrate-binding domain-containing protein — MMPNLDMDALRSLVMGVELGSFARAAEAVGRSQSAVSNHLRKLERQIGAPLVQKSGRGLVLTEAGSQLLASARRLLDLNDQAVVAARSSRLAGSVRFGLVADFADTWLTDLLRNFAQTYPDVEIEVQAEGSGQLRAALASHKLDLVLAWGNGQEASGGEHLADIPARWIAHPDWRRTADRSLTLVAFDLPCLFRAAGQQALDDAGISARVAFNSSSLAGLWAALDAGLGLTVRTPIGMPSSLAVLNETASGLPSLPSVALSLYRRKRLATPAERLAEMMRLAIRERFSFGLTC; from the coding sequence ATGATGCCGAATCTGGACATGGATGCGCTGCGGTCTCTTGTCATGGGGGTCGAACTCGGGAGCTTTGCACGCGCGGCGGAGGCTGTCGGCCGTTCACAATCCGCTGTCAGCAACCACCTGCGGAAGCTCGAACGCCAGATCGGCGCGCCGCTGGTCCAGAAGTCCGGACGCGGTCTGGTGCTCACGGAGGCTGGCAGCCAATTGCTTGCGTCCGCACGTCGGCTGCTCGACCTTAATGACCAGGCCGTCGTTGCAGCACGATCGTCGCGATTGGCCGGCAGCGTCAGGTTCGGGTTGGTGGCCGACTTTGCGGACACATGGTTGACCGACTTGCTGAGAAATTTTGCGCAGACCTATCCGGATGTGGAAATCGAGGTACAGGCTGAGGGCAGCGGCCAACTCCGAGCCGCGCTTGCCAGTCACAAGCTCGATCTCGTGCTGGCCTGGGGGAATGGTCAGGAAGCCTCCGGCGGTGAACATCTTGCCGATATTCCGGCCAGATGGATCGCGCATCCGGATTGGCGTCGAACAGCCGACAGGTCGCTCACCCTGGTGGCATTCGATTTGCCCTGTCTCTTTCGGGCGGCGGGACAGCAGGCGCTTGACGATGCCGGGATCTCCGCCCGTGTTGCGTTCAACAGTTCCAGCCTTGCAGGTTTGTGGGCTGCGCTCGATGCCGGCCTTGGCCTCACGGTCCGCACGCCGATCGGCATGCCATCTTCGCTGGCAGTCCTGAACGAGACCGCCAGCGGTCTGCCGTCACTCCCTTCGGTAGCCCTTTCGCTCTACCGAAGGAAACGCCTTGCCACGCCGGCGGAGCGGCTTGCAGAGATGATGCGGCTCGCCATCCGCGAACGCTTCTCGTTCGGTTTGACCTGCTGA
- a CDS encoding energy transducer TonB family protein, translating into MLATVRPNGDDAHQVRDDAETLPVMLRLPVERHPYAPPPEHKIFGFLGTCLVFAVAFAGLLLTFEHHFNPPPPSAPLVVSLVPLASPPETPPKPKEAPKPVEKHLRQHTPQKVDPVVHPLIPIATTPALPPTPETKPVDPAPPQPETAAPKTAAAPPAPQVSSNTPDTWEGRVLARLQKYQRYPGEAKSARQQGVAYIRFRMSRDGHVLSSSLVRSSGFADLDQAALDTLRRADPLPKIPADRPDEIELSVPVEFYLR; encoded by the coding sequence ATGCTCGCCACCGTGCGCCCTAACGGCGACGATGCGCACCAGGTGCGCGACGATGCCGAAACGCTGCCTGTAATGCTGCGACTCCCGGTCGAGCGGCATCCCTATGCCCCGCCGCCCGAACACAAGATATTCGGCTTTCTCGGCACATGCCTGGTCTTTGCCGTGGCGTTCGCCGGGCTGCTCCTGACGTTCGAGCATCATTTCAACCCCCCGCCGCCCTCGGCGCCGCTCGTGGTGAGCCTGGTCCCGCTCGCCTCGCCACCCGAGACGCCGCCCAAACCGAAAGAGGCGCCCAAGCCGGTCGAGAAGCACCTGCGCCAGCACACGCCGCAAAAGGTCGATCCGGTCGTGCATCCGCTCATCCCGATCGCCACCACCCCGGCGTTGCCGCCAACGCCCGAGACCAAGCCGGTCGATCCCGCGCCCCCGCAACCGGAGACAGCCGCGCCCAAGACGGCGGCGGCGCCGCCAGCGCCACAGGTATCGAGCAACACGCCCGATACGTGGGAGGGCCGCGTTCTCGCCCGCTTGCAGAAGTACCAGCGCTATCCCGGCGAGGCGAAGAGCGCCCGCCAGCAAGGCGTCGCCTATATCCGGTTCCGGATGAGCCGCGACGGTCATGTGTTGTCCTCGTCGCTGGTGCGCAGCTCGGGCTTCGCCGATCTCGACCAGGCAGCGCTCGACACGCTCCGCCGTGCCGATCCGCTGCCCAAGATTCCTGCCGATCGCCCCGACGAAATCGAACTGTCGGTGCCCGTCGAATTCTATCTTCGCTGA
- a CDS encoding PepSY-associated TM helix domain-containing protein: protein MWTSLVCTLFLLIICLTGLPLIFAEQINDLANPTMEYAAVPPGTPNESLDRLIDKAKHVYPGEIITSIFADDDEPEVYIWMAPSFASVKANPGLAHFVRFDAHSGHIIERSGPGQRDQTLTGFLFRLHSDLFAGLPGELLLGTMGLLFVTAIVSGVVLYGPFTRRLDFGIVRTGRSRRLRWLDLHNLLGVVTLAWTVIVGVTGTVNELSTPLFALWQQTDVAAMLAPWQGKPPPRPDQLFSAQAALDLASKALPGTVVTSIVFPGDDDGTPYHYLLWAHGSTPLTSRLFSPVLIDARTGKLTAIVRMPWNLRTLEVSRPLHFGDYGGTPLKVIWALLDLVTIVVLASGLYLWAAKRKRTLAVTQRDPHAPAPPLDLLEAAE, encoded by the coding sequence ATGTGGACCAGCTTGGTCTGCACATTATTCCTGCTCATCATTTGCCTGACCGGCCTACCGTTGATCTTCGCCGAGCAGATCAACGATCTGGCCAATCCGACGATGGAGTATGCTGCCGTTCCGCCCGGAACGCCGAACGAGAGCCTTGATAGGCTCATTGATAAGGCGAAGCATGTATATCCCGGTGAGATCATTACCTCGATCTTTGCCGACGATGATGAACCGGAAGTATACATTTGGATGGCGCCATCCTTCGCATCCGTGAAGGCGAACCCTGGGCTCGCGCATTTCGTCCGCTTCGATGCGCACTCCGGCCACATCATCGAGCGGTCCGGACCAGGACAGCGCGATCAGACCTTAACCGGCTTCCTATTCCGGCTTCATAGCGATCTTTTCGCGGGTCTGCCGGGCGAATTGCTCCTAGGCACGATGGGCTTGCTGTTTGTGACCGCCATTGTGTCGGGCGTAGTCCTTTACGGTCCCTTCACGCGCCGCCTCGACTTCGGCATAGTGCGGACCGGTCGCTCCCGCCGGCTACGCTGGCTCGACCTGCACAACTTGCTCGGCGTGGTCACACTGGCATGGACGGTGATCGTTGGCGTTACCGGCACGGTGAACGAGTTGTCCACGCCGTTGTTTGCCCTGTGGCAGCAGACCGATGTCGCCGCGATGCTCGCTCCTTGGCAGGGGAAGCCCCCGCCGCGCCCCGATCAATTATTCTCGGCCCAGGCCGCGCTAGACCTCGCTTCGAAAGCGCTGCCTGGTACTGTGGTTACCAGCATCGTGTTCCCCGGCGACGATGATGGCACGCCCTATCACTACCTGCTTTGGGCGCATGGCAGCACACCGCTCACCAGCCGTCTGTTCAGCCCTGTCCTGATCGATGCCCGCACCGGCAAGCTCACCGCCATTGTGCGGATGCCGTGGAATCTGCGTACGCTGGAAGTCTCCCGCCCGCTCCATTTCGGCGATTATGGCGGAACTCCGCTCAAGGTCATCTGGGCGCTGCTCGATCTGGTGACAATCGTGGTGCTGGCAAGCGGCCTCTATCTATGGGCGGCTAAGCGCAAGCGCACGCTGGCCGTGACGCAACGCGATCCGCACGCGCCCGCGCCGCCCCTCGATCTGCTAGAGGCAGCGGAATGA
- a CDS encoding TonB-dependent siderophore receptor: MHAAPLCRLPFLCALRALVLGTSALTLVVAGTTPAHAQSAVATTSFNIRAQPLLSALQQFTEQSGIQVGYTTALGDGIRTQGISGSYSPTEALSRLLSGTGLTYRFTGPNAITLEPAPTAEAGAVQLGPVRVEGQGQSSSNPLNAASDPAISEGTHSYAARAATVAGKTPTPLKEIPQSVSVLTRQRLDDQNLFTIEDALRYVPGVTVGGSANPYLGATYYARGYALTTEQDGIPSSSSLNLGSPQFDLAMYDRIEVLKGSAGLLQGSGAPGGVVNFVRKRPLDSFQASGDFSVGSWNDFHADVDVTGPLNAAGTVRGRAVLAGTNQDFYYDNSHARSGMAYGIIEADLTPDTLLSLSGTIQRDVHHGIFQGLPAYTDGSLLNVSRSYNPDPDWSFMKQTTKEVFGALTQKLGGDWQVKASLRYRESSGDARYASTDSGVDPETDIVDYFTSVDFTRFRWFAADVNATGSFELFGRTHQILVGANYDQANTMDQYGNGPDIIGTNIFDPVVPNPHDDPTGDYRTKIEQFGVYGQIKANLADGLNLLLGGRVTHYRTSYASGNYGDAPVYVSEPLSNVDHKLTPYAGLVYDVTRTVSLYASFSDIFIPNAVETQAGGALPPETGHQYEVGVKSTQFDGKLNLSAALFDLKDRNRAYNYPSGTAFYIASGEVETKGAEVEISGSPMPGWDLSAGYTYLHSKYVKDATYQGQPFNAGATPHQNFKLWTKYRFAAGPLNRLSIGGGALGTSSLYNDPVRVPGYVIFSGQLGYDVNDHWQASLTINNIGDRRYIRTQSSGTAIWSGNYYGKPRSVMFSVRTKW; this comes from the coding sequence ATGCACGCTGCGCCGCTATGCCGCCTTCCATTTCTATGTGCGCTGCGCGCGCTGGTTCTCGGCACCAGTGCCCTGACGCTGGTGGTTGCAGGCACGACGCCAGCACACGCGCAATCGGCTGTCGCTACCACGAGCTTCAACATCCGGGCGCAACCACTCCTTTCGGCGCTCCAGCAGTTTACCGAGCAGTCCGGCATCCAGGTTGGCTATACGACGGCGCTGGGCGACGGCATCCGCACGCAGGGGATTTCAGGCTCCTACTCCCCAACCGAAGCTCTCTCGCGGCTTCTGTCCGGCACCGGGCTGACCTATCGGTTCACCGGCCCCAACGCCATCACGCTCGAACCGGCCCCCACGGCCGAGGCAGGCGCAGTCCAACTCGGGCCGGTTCGCGTCGAGGGACAAGGGCAGTCCTCCAGCAATCCGCTTAATGCTGCATCCGATCCCGCAATCTCGGAAGGCACCCATAGCTACGCAGCGCGCGCCGCCACTGTGGCCGGAAAAACACCGACGCCGCTCAAGGAAATTCCTCAGTCCGTGTCCGTGCTGACGCGCCAGCGGCTTGACGATCAGAATTTGTTCACGATCGAAGATGCCCTGCGCTATGTCCCCGGTGTCACGGTGGGCGGCAGCGCGAACCCCTATCTCGGCGCGACATACTACGCTCGGGGATACGCGTTGACCACCGAGCAGGACGGTATTCCATCCAGTTCTTCACTCAATCTTGGTTCGCCTCAATTCGATCTGGCCATGTATGATCGGATCGAAGTCCTGAAGGGCTCGGCTGGTCTCCTTCAGGGATCGGGCGCTCCGGGCGGCGTTGTGAACTTCGTACGCAAGCGGCCGCTGGACAGCTTTCAGGCCTCAGGGGACTTTTCCGTCGGATCATGGAACGACTTCCACGCTGACGTCGATGTGACCGGGCCATTGAATGCGGCCGGGACAGTGCGCGGCAGGGCGGTGCTGGCAGGCACCAATCAAGATTTCTACTATGACAATTCGCATGCTCGTTCGGGCATGGCTTACGGCATTATCGAGGCCGATCTGACGCCCGACACGCTCCTGTCACTGTCGGGCACGATACAACGCGACGTCCATCACGGTATTTTCCAAGGTTTGCCTGCTTATACCGATGGGAGCCTGCTCAACGTTTCGCGATCCTATAACCCCGATCCGGACTGGAGCTTCATGAAGCAAACCACCAAGGAGGTCTTCGGCGCGCTGACGCAGAAATTGGGCGGCGACTGGCAGGTTAAAGCGAGCCTTCGCTACAGGGAAAGTTCCGGAGATGCCCGCTATGCATCGACCGACAGCGGGGTGGATCCGGAAACCGACATCGTCGATTACTTCACATCCGTCGATTTCACACGCTTCCGCTGGTTCGCGGCAGACGTAAATGCCACCGGCTCGTTCGAGCTTTTCGGTCGCACCCATCAAATCCTGGTCGGTGCCAACTACGATCAGGCCAACACCATGGATCAATATGGCAACGGGCCCGATATTATAGGGACGAACATCTTCGATCCCGTCGTGCCTAATCCGCACGACGATCCCACGGGCGACTACCGGACAAAGATCGAGCAGTTTGGCGTGTATGGCCAAATCAAGGCGAACCTGGCGGACGGATTAAATCTCCTCCTCGGCGGCCGCGTTACGCACTATCGTACGTCTTACGCATCGGGTAATTACGGCGATGCGCCGGTATATGTCAGTGAGCCGCTGAGCAACGTGGATCACAAGCTCACGCCTTACGCAGGGTTGGTCTACGATGTGACCCGAACGGTTTCGCTCTATGCCAGCTTTTCCGACATCTTCATTCCCAACGCTGTGGAGACGCAGGCAGGCGGAGCGCTGCCGCCCGAAACCGGCCACCAGTATGAGGTCGGGGTGAAGAGCACGCAATTTGACGGCAAGCTCAACCTGTCGGCAGCACTGTTCGACCTTAAGGACCGCAATCGCGCTTATAACTATCCGTCCGGGACGGCATTCTATATCGCTTCCGGTGAAGTGGAAACGAAGGGTGCCGAGGTTGAGATCAGCGGCAGTCCGATGCCGGGCTGGGACTTGTCGGCAGGCTATACATATCTGCATTCCAAATATGTGAAAGATGCGACCTACCAAGGGCAGCCGTTCAACGCAGGAGCGACGCCGCATCAGAATTTCAAGCTGTGGACGAAATATCGTTTCGCAGCAGGGCCCTTGAATCGCTTGAGTATCGGCGGCGGCGCTCTTGGAACTTCCTCGCTCTATAACGATCCTGTGCGTGTTCCGGGCTATGTGATCTTTTCCGGACAATTGGGATACGACGTCAACGACCACTGGCAAGCGTCCTTAACGATCAACAATATCGGTGATCGCCGCTACATTCGTACCCAGTCGAGCGGCACGGCAATATGGTCTGGAAACTATTACGGCAAGCCGCGCAGCGTCATGTTCAGCGTACGGACGAAATGGTAA
- a CDS encoding FecR family protein: MAEQAEHWVARLASGEIEAKEMSAFKAWLAAAPEHRAAFDRERALWQSLEGKEAAFASTPPPPRRSTRPAWVHAITPRRTLAAAVAAAAIVLATPNAVVHLQADQMAVTGEVRTIALPDGSTAMLDTDAAIAIRFGPDERRIKLLRGRAWFDVKHDDARPFRVAALGGVTQDVGTAFEVSRDDDDVTVGVTKGVVRVAASESGDGLLVHALGRVRYASSGHVERLTPATADNIAAWRRGLIVIDGRSVSDAIAEVARYRPGLTLTLADTSGQPKVSGVFRTDAPDVALQTLAHMARLRVATLPAGVAIIRR, translated from the coding sequence TTGGCCGAGCAGGCCGAACATTGGGTGGCGCGCCTCGCCTCGGGCGAGATAGAGGCTAAGGAAATGTCCGCGTTCAAGGCATGGCTGGCGGCAGCGCCGGAACATCGCGCCGCGTTCGATCGCGAGCGCGCTCTTTGGCAAAGCCTCGAAGGCAAAGAAGCCGCGTTCGCAAGCACACCGCCCCCGCCCCGGCGATCGACACGGCCCGCATGGGTCCACGCGATCACGCCTCGCCGGACCCTGGCAGCGGCGGTCGCTGCTGCCGCGATCGTTCTGGCGACACCCAACGCTGTCGTGCATCTGCAAGCCGATCAGATGGCCGTGACGGGCGAAGTCCGGACCATCGCGCTCCCGGATGGCTCGACTGCAATGCTCGACACCGATGCAGCGATAGCGATCCGCTTCGGGCCCGACGAACGCCGCATCAAGCTGTTGCGGGGGCGCGCATGGTTCGATGTGAAGCACGATGACGCGCGGCCGTTCCGGGTCGCGGCCCTGGGCGGCGTGACGCAGGACGTTGGCACCGCCTTCGAGGTCAGCCGGGACGATGATGACGTAACGGTCGGCGTCACCAAGGGCGTAGTGCGGGTTGCCGCATCCGAGAGCGGTGATGGGCTGCTGGTCCACGCGCTCGGCCGGGTCCGCTATGCGAGCAGCGGCCACGTCGAACGTCTGACACCGGCCACGGCGGACAACATCGCCGCTTGGCGGCGCGGGCTGATCGTCATCGACGGCCGCTCGGTCAGCGACGCCATCGCGGAGGTCGCGCGTTATCGGCCCGGTCTTACCTTGACGCTCGCCGATACGTCGGGCCAGCCCAAGGTCAGCGGCGTGTTCCGCACGGATGCCCCCGACGTAGCGCTGCAAACCCTTGCGCATATGGCCAGGCTTCGTGTCGCGACACTGCCCGCAGGCGTGGCGATCATCAGGCGCTGA
- a CDS encoding RNA polymerase sigma factor: MLIAERPMLVRRLARIVGSEPVAEDVAQSLYLRVQRVEDDPPINNKRSFLFRLASNLAVDHVRAEQSRARMQAEAQALLWSELAPPDPEQAASLNIELARVLKAAATLPEPTKSIFRLHRFEGLRQSEVAAHQGVSVTTVEKHVRRALAILRRARDGE; this comes from the coding sequence ATGCTGATCGCCGAGCGCCCGATGCTCGTGCGCCGGCTCGCCCGGATCGTCGGTAGCGAGCCGGTGGCGGAGGATGTCGCGCAAAGCCTCTATCTGCGCGTCCAGCGGGTCGAGGATGATCCGCCAATTAACAACAAGCGATCGTTCCTGTTCCGGCTCGCTTCCAACCTGGCGGTGGATCACGTCCGCGCCGAACAGAGCCGCGCCAGGATGCAGGCGGAAGCGCAGGCGCTCTTATGGAGTGAACTTGCGCCGCCCGACCCGGAGCAGGCGGCCAGCCTGAATATCGAACTGGCGCGCGTGCTTAAGGCGGCCGCCACACTGCCTGAACCGACGAAGAGCATTTTTCGGCTGCATCGCTTTGAAGGGCTGCGCCAGAGCGAGGTCGCGGCCCACCAAGGGGTTTCCGTCACCACGGTCGAAAAGCATGTCCGCCGCGCGCTGGCGATCCTACGAAGAGCGCGTGACGGAGAGTGA
- a CDS encoding LysR substrate-binding domain-containing protein has product MFADEVGHAFDRVARAAEACGRPTARRILRVSAPTSFAMRWLIPRLDRFHIDQPHVEVVVSTVSTVLDDLRGGFDVAIRRGQSRDNAWPHHRAVPILDDVDTLIASPALLERRPIRSPADIEGHTLLASETRADDWINWLDAAGLSHLASHPRQTFDHFFVTRQAVEDGLGIGIGPLPMLAIDVAAGKLATPLPQIQVRRTGYVAVVPDHADRQGKLSEFVDWLVQEGR; this is encoded by the coding sequence ATGTTCGCAGATGAGGTCGGCCATGCCTTTGATCGCGTCGCGCGAGCGGCGGAGGCGTGCGGGCGTCCCACCGCGCGGCGCATCTTACGCGTCAGCGCGCCGACCAGCTTCGCGATGCGCTGGCTCATCCCCCGGCTCGATCGCTTCCATATAGACCAGCCTCATGTCGAGGTGGTTGTGAGCACCGTTTCGACCGTGCTCGATGATTTGCGGGGCGGGTTCGATGTCGCGATACGGCGCGGGCAATCGCGCGATAACGCATGGCCGCACCACCGCGCCGTCCCGATACTCGACGACGTTGATACGCTCATTGCCAGCCCTGCGTTGTTGGAGCGACGGCCGATCCGGTCTCCTGCCGACATCGAAGGGCATACGCTGCTGGCGAGCGAGACGCGCGCTGACGACTGGATCAACTGGTTAGACGCGGCCGGGCTGTCACACCTGGCCTCTCATCCGCGGCAGACCTTCGATCATTTCTTCGTCACCCGGCAGGCGGTCGAAGACGGACTTGGAATCGGCATTGGCCCGCTCCCGATGCTCGCGATCGATGTTGCAGCCGGCAAGCTCGCAACGCCGCTTCCGCAAATCCAGGTTCGACGCACCGGCTATGTGGCAGTCGTACCCGATCATGCCGATCGACAAGGCAAGTTATCGGAGTTCGTCGACTGGCTTGTGCAGGAGGGGCGTTAA
- a CDS encoding TrbI/VirB10 family protein, whose product MPATDPSGYAGLQDKVDFHTWQLLKGVAISTLLGIGSDLQFRGNGGLVEAIRQSATQNVSRAGDALTAKALDIQPTLTIRSGAPVRLVVDKDLILTPWHG is encoded by the coding sequence ATGCCGGCGACTGATCCGTCAGGCTATGCCGGCCTGCAGGACAAGGTCGACTTCCATACCTGGCAGTTGCTCAAGGGCGTGGCGATCTCCACGCTGCTCGGGATCGGCTCGGATTTGCAGTTCAGAGGCAACGGTGGTCTCGTTGAAGCGATCCGACAATCGGCCACGCAGAATGTCTCGCGCGCCGGCGACGCTTTGACCGCCAAGGCTCTAGACATTCAGCCGACCCTGACGATCCGGTCCGGCGCGCCGGTCCGGCTGGTGGTCGACAAGGACCTGATCCTCACACCCTGGCATGGATAG
- a CDS encoding DUF2274 domain-containing protein: MEKIKLPKLPERTPSKLTINVMPDLADALADYAIFYRASYGLEEPVSEIIPAMLRAFVDGDRSFQKARNGLRQRDGEIAR, encoded by the coding sequence TTGGAAAAGATCAAACTACCCAAATTGCCCGAACGGACCCCTTCGAAGCTGACGATCAACGTCATGCCCGACCTGGCCGACGCCCTTGCGGACTACGCGATCTTCTATCGCGCGTCTTACGGTCTGGAGGAGCCCGTCAGCGAGATCATACCGGCCATGCTACGGGCTTTCGTGGACGGTGACCGTAGCTTTCAAAAGGCTCGCAACGGGCTTCGTCAGCGCGACGGGGAGATAGCCAGGTGA